The stretch of DNA AACCCTGTAGATTAACTGAATGCGATCAAACCAACCAGGAAGAATAATTAAACAAGTATGCAGAGGCAATTACAATAGACAGCATTCATAGTAGGGAGAAGAGgggagtcttcagtctgcacttgaaggtggtcaAAGTCATTGCTTTTTCTGACCTGATCAGTGCTTAGTGCACATATAGCAGGAAATATTACGATAACTACCACGTACGGGATAATTTAAttcagtcctggtcctggtctcAAAACAATAATGTAGCCCGAAGCTCTGCAACTGTCTTCCAAGATATTGCAATCTGTTTTTTCATGAATTGctctgaaatatatttattaatatgcaGCATATCCCATTTCCACAACGGCCCTGTCTGAAATGAGCAGCACTGCAGACTCTCAGCAGTTTCAGCTCGGTCTGAAATGagcagcactgcagacactcaGCAGTTTCAGCTCGGTCTCTTAATATTAAGTAGAGGATTACTGGGCCCCAGCAAGGTGGCAGCCCAATGATGCAGCCTTATGAACCAGATTCACTCCAGGTCTTTCCTTAATTTGTCCCACTATTAAATGCTAACTATTTAACTATtccacaaacacatttcattcagGTTTCTCCAGaatttctgtctctgtttcctAGCTGTGAGTTACTGTTAACACAGCATAAGCCACTGTATACTAAGCAGCACCAAAGTATTTCATGCTATGCAGAAGCCAGTCGTGTGATGTTTTAAATTGATGATAATCCACCAGTCAACAGTCAGATCAAATTCCCCAACCTGTCCTTTAGCAACAGATGGAAAGTTTtgctgctttgtttgtttgttttgttagatcttttttatttatttgtcttaaGACGGTAAATCCTCTGAGGACGGCAGCCCAGCTGTTGCGTTCAGCTCCATTCCGCACCGTGCTTCAGGATCATCACAGCGCCTGTCTCTGCCTGCGTtctgcctctctgctcctcaGGGAACACGGTCCAGTGCTAACTTCAAACGAGGGCTACGACCACCGTACCTGATGACCATGCCCACTAAGCCAATTTTTTCCACTCATCGGTGCCGTGGGCTTCATGTAGCAGCCTCACCAGCAGGTCTATTACGGTTTCTGGTGACTGACAGGCGCAAAGACCGAAGAGGAAGCAAGTATGTTCACATAAGAGAGattacagacagggagagactgcAAGAATAGCAGGCTTTACTCCCAAAgactcacatacagtatactacagtatattctttaaaaaaaacaaggactCACAAGCAGAAATGCCGGGGAAGGGAAGAGGCTATGCAGGGACATGGTGAGCAACTATAGTAGCAAACCAAAAAGACACAGAGACGCAGCTAGCTAAATGGCAGATAATCCATTTTTGTTTAGGTTGAGGAAACTTGTGCATTTATCATGTGTTTGCCAGATCACACGTTCGTTTTTACTTTGAGAAACTTATCAGTGTGTTCTGGGCgtagaaaagaagagaaaagttTGAATAACTTTGCTGCTGCATTGTTATTCACGGCAAACCTCACCGAAACGCTTTGTGCTAtgcagctgggagggagccgaGGCCGGGGAACAAgagcacagacatgcagaaaCAGACCGGCGGTGTCAGCTCTGACCTGGCCGTTCTTCTTCAGGTCCGCCCACATGCTGGTGCCGTCCCCTCCCTTCATCAGCACGTGGTAGGTAAAGTAGTAGATGCCGGGCAGGGGGCAGGTGAACTTGCCGGTGCTGGGCTCGTAGTAGTTGCCCACGTTGGTGACCACGTCGTCGAACTTCAGCACCTCGTTGCTCTCGTGCTGCTTGCGCAGGCCGGCGTAAAAGGCGATTTTGGGGCTGTAGAAGGAAGGGACGTAGCCCCCGGGTCCCGGGCCGGGGGGCCCCGGGGGGCCCGGTTTCCCCGTCTCCCCGGGGGGGCCGCGCGGACCGGGGGGGCCGGGGAGACCGGGGCTCCCGCGGAATCCAGACTTCCCCCTCCGTCCCGTGAAGTCAGGGGGCGGCGGGGAAACGGCCACCAGCTCCTGGCCGCTCTGCGGGGGGGTGAAGGGGTCGCACACCATCCTGCAGCTGCCCAGCATCTCGTAGTGGGTGTCCCCGCCTCTGGCGCTGCCCCCTTTCGTGCTGTGGACCAATAGCGGGATGGCGAccagcagcaccagcaccatGGCCACGCCCACCGCCGCTCCGATGACGCGCTTCCTGCGGCTCAGCCGAGAGGCGGCCAGCGTGAGGAAGTCCTCCTCCCGTTTGGCGGGAGCGCTGCCagccagggtgggggtggggccggggggtggggaggagggcaggggcgggggcaggggtgtGATGTAGAGAACGAAAgacctggaaa from Conger conger chromosome 14, fConCon1.1, whole genome shotgun sequence encodes:
- the LOC133110443 gene encoding complement C1q-like protein 4, producing MVLVLLVAIPLLVHSTKGGSARGGDTHYEMLGSCRMVCDPFTPPQSGQELVAVSPPPPDFTGRRGKSGFRGSPGLPGPPGPRGPPGETGKPGPPGPPGPGPGGYVPSFYSPKIAFYAGLRKQHESNEVLKFDDVVTNVGNYYEPSTGKFTCPLPGIYYFTYHVLMKGGDGTSMWADLKKNGQVRASAIAQDADQNYDYASNSVILHLDVGDEVCVQLDGGKVHGGNTNKYSTFSGFLIYPD